Proteins encoded by one window of Salirhabdus salicampi:
- a CDS encoding YqeG family HAD IIIA-type phosphatase, translated as MLKRFLPNEHVQTVFDIKPEHLKEKGMKGIITDLDNTLVAWDQADATPEIIEWFTLMQKHGITVTIISNNNEERVQYFAKPLNIPFISKARKPLGGAFKSALQEMNLEPEEVVVVGDQLLTDVLGGNIANLHTILVVPVVETDGFFTKFNRRVERILLNWMRKKGMISWEEKK; from the coding sequence TTGTTGAAGAGATTCTTACCGAATGAACATGTTCAAACGGTTTTCGACATTAAACCGGAGCATTTAAAGGAAAAAGGAATGAAAGGGATTATTACGGATTTAGATAATACACTTGTCGCTTGGGACCAGGCCGATGCAACACCTGAAATTATTGAATGGTTTACTTTAATGCAAAAGCATGGCATTACTGTTACCATCATATCGAATAATAACGAAGAACGGGTACAATACTTTGCAAAGCCGTTGAACATACCCTTCATATCAAAAGCGAGAAAGCCCCTTGGAGGTGCTTTTAAGTCTGCTTTACAAGAAATGAATTTAGAACCGGAAGAAGTTGTCGTCGTTGGGGATCAATTGTTAACAGATGTTTTAGGCGGAAATATTGCCAATTTGCATACCATTTTAGTTGTACCTGTAGTGGAAACTGATGGGTTTTTTACGAAGTTTAATCGAAGAGTGGAGCGAATACTGTTAAACTGGATGCGGAAAAAAGGAATGATTTCATGGGAGGAAAAGAAATGA
- a CDS encoding sporulation histidine kinase inhibitor Sda, with the protein MEHLSDELLLESYEKAQELNLSREFIKLIEDEINRRSLSHKIKCSS; encoded by the coding sequence ATGGAACATTTATCGGACGAGCTGTTATTAGAATCATATGAAAAAGCTCAAGAATTGAATTTAAGTAGAGAATTTATAAAACTAATTGAAGATGAAATTAACAGGAGATCGTTATCTCATAAAATAAAATGTAGCAGTTAA